A part of Eubacterium sp. AB3007 genomic DNA contains:
- a CDS encoding carbon starvation protein A: MLSFLIALLVLICGYLVYGRLTEKIFGPDDRETPAYAINDGVDCVPMKTWKALLIQLLNIAGTGPIFGALMGACFGPVVFLWIVFGAILGGAVHDYMSGMISERYQGQSIAQLSGTFMGTPVLYLMRLFAIVLLVLTGTVFVTSPAALLSSLTPEALTNGFWIVVILIYYVLATLLPIDKVIGRLYPVFGVVLIIMAISIGGGIFLLSGYTIPEVQLKDLHPDNLPIWPFMFITVACGAISGFHATQSPMVAKCITSEKVGRKVFYGAMIIESVIALVWAAAGVAFYGTTHVLSDALADLGQSGVVYQISHDMLGSIGGVLAVIGVVVCPITSGDTAFRSTRLILAEWSGLDQRRIRNRLILTLPILAVAALLTQMDFNVLWRYFSWSNQTLAMISLWTATSYLIHKGRYKWGSLLTALPATFMTGVTVTYILMAQEGFGMGASKAYPIGIIAAVFMIVVYFIEMYQWSIAEEQYSLKWERVGDINKRA, encoded by the coding sequence ATGTTATCATTCCTGATCGCATTACTTGTTCTGATCTGCGGCTATCTTGTATACGGACGATTGACCGAAAAGATCTTTGGCCCGGATGATAGAGAGACGCCGGCGTATGCCATCAACGATGGTGTGGATTGCGTGCCCATGAAGACCTGGAAAGCGCTTTTGATTCAGCTACTGAATATTGCAGGGACCGGTCCCATCTTCGGTGCGTTGATGGGAGCCTGCTTCGGCCCGGTGGTGTTTCTGTGGATCGTCTTTGGTGCTATTCTCGGGGGAGCTGTCCATGACTACATGAGTGGAATGATTTCCGAGCGTTATCAGGGACAGTCCATCGCTCAGTTATCAGGGACGTTTATGGGAACACCTGTGCTCTATCTCATGAGGCTGTTCGCTATCGTATTGCTTGTATTGACAGGGACCGTATTCGTCACTAGCCCGGCAGCGCTTTTGTCCAGCCTGACGCCGGAGGCGCTGACGAATGGTTTCTGGATCGTTGTGATCCTCATCTATTATGTGTTGGCAACGTTGCTTCCCATCGATAAGGTCATCGGGCGTCTGTACCCGGTGTTCGGGGTAGTGCTGATCATCATGGCTATCAGCATTGGCGGTGGCATCTTCCTGTTGTCGGGGTACACGATCCCTGAGGTACAACTGAAGGACCTGCACCCTGACAATCTGCCGATCTGGCCGTTTATGTTCATCACTGTGGCATGTGGCGCCATCTCCGGGTTTCACGCGACCCAGTCTCCCATGGTGGCCAAGTGTATTACCAGTGAGAAGGTAGGCAGGAAGGTATTCTACGGCGCCATGATCATCGAGTCTGTGATCGCGCTGGTATGGGCAGCCGCCGGGGTGGCCTTCTACGGCACCACCCATGTTCTGAGTGATGCCTTAGCAGACCTGGGGCAGTCGGGGGTTGTCTACCAGATCAGCCACGATATGCTCGGCAGTATCGGGGGTGTACTGGCGGTCATCGGTGTGGTGGTCTGTCCCATTACCTCTGGTGACACGGCCTTCAGAAGTACCAGACTGATTCTGGCGGAGTGGAGCGGTCTTGACCAGCGACGTATCCGAAATAGACTGATTCTCACTTTGCCGATCCTGGCGGTGGCAGCACTTCTAACCCAGATGGATTTCAATGTCCTTTGGAGATACTTCTCCTGGAGCAACCAGACTCTGGCGATGATCTCTCTTTGGACGGCCACCTCTTATCTGATCCACAAAGGCAGGTATAAGTGGGGGTCATTACTTACAGCTCTTCCCGCCACATTCATGACGGGAGTGACTGTGACCTATATCCTGATGGCACAGGAGGGGTTCGGTATGGGTGCATCCAAAGCCTATCCTATTGGTATCATCGCAGCAGTATTCATGATCGTGGTCTATTTCATCGAGATGTATCAGTGGAGTATCGCGGAAGAACAATACAGCCTGAAGTGGGAAAGAGTAGGCGATATCAATAAGAGGGCTTAG
- a CDS encoding HD domain-containing protein translates to MLTLDRAKELNESMVTEESLRVHSLNVMAAMGAMADHFGEDREHWMAIGYLHDYDYEKYPEEHLHHTEEPLLAAGVDPEDVRAILSHGYGLCNDIEPLTNMEKSLYTVDELTGIIQACARMRPHGITDLTVKSFMKKFKDKKFAAKCERPLILDGCERLGMEVRDVAEICIEGMKPFAEEIGLLGTEAE, encoded by the coding sequence ATGCTGACACTTGACAGAGCGAAAGAACTGAACGAGTCCATGGTGACCGAGGAGAGCCTACGTGTCCATTCGCTGAACGTGATGGCAGCCATGGGTGCGATGGCAGATCATTTTGGGGAAGACAGAGAGCACTGGATGGCCATCGGCTATCTGCATGATTATGATTACGAGAAATATCCCGAGGAACATCTGCACCATACCGAGGAACCGCTGCTTGCGGCCGGGGTGGATCCAGAGGATGTTCGGGCGATCCTGTCCCACGGATACGGACTTTGTAACGATATCGAACCCCTGACCAACATGGAGAAGAGCCTGTATACGGTGGACGAACTGACAGGGATCATTCAGGCCTGTGCCAGGATGAGACCCCATGGGATCACCGATCTGACTGTGAAGAGCTTCATGAAGAAATTCAAAGACAAGAAGTTCGCCGCCAAGTGCGAGCGGCCTTTGATTCTGGATGGATGCGAGCGGCTGGGTATGGAAGTACGGGATGTGGCAGAGATCTGCATCGAGGGCATGAAACCCTTCGCGGAGGAGATCGGCCTTCTGGGAACAGAGGCTGAGTAA
- a CDS encoding MFS transporter, with the protein MERLTWKDDLGYGYASMADSISYSFVGTFFMFFATTVAGVRPAVAGLMTAIGAIWNALYNPFMGILSDGLFTRRGRRRPFLRAMIIPLPLALVLLFTNMPLPEPLKSLYYGMMLMIFWVCYTTFFVPYLALGVDYTNNYDDRTVLRLWASFFNMLGNIVCVAVPPNLVAYLTARGATPSLAWMAVAGVMGLVSGITILLTYLASKRKDPPCPELRRPKLPGIRQLFAAYLSILKLPPVRWLVLASICALVCYSMIMSDMVYFMTYNLRLPSVKLSALLLGRPIIGLPLLWIVGKVALAIDKRQTLILFFLTGFAGMVILRLTPAGSLVWLLFYLLMLAFCTCVYWDLVPSIYFDICEYDKFTTGQDRESMIVSLQGLVEAAALGFGSFLLGTILDLAGFDGTHTVQPESALTWVAHCTTVLPAFFLVLASLAIWKYPISRDVHAEIVKKLAEREKR; encoded by the coding sequence ATGGAAAGACTTACATGGAAAGATGATCTTGGCTACGGGTACGCCTCCATGGCGGACTCTATTTCCTATTCCTTTGTGGGCACTTTCTTTATGTTTTTCGCCACTACCGTGGCAGGGGTTCGGCCTGCCGTCGCCGGTTTGATGACGGCCATCGGCGCGATCTGGAATGCTTTGTATAATCCCTTCATGGGCATCCTCTCGGACGGCCTCTTCACCAGGAGAGGGAGACGGCGCCCCTTTCTGCGTGCAATGATCATTCCGCTCCCCCTTGCGCTAGTGCTTCTTTTTACCAACATGCCTCTTCCTGAGCCCCTGAAATCCCTCTATTACGGCATGATGCTCATGATCTTCTGGGTCTGCTATACCACGTTCTTTGTCCCCTATCTGGCCCTTGGGGTAGACTATACCAACAATTATGACGACCGCACTGTGCTGCGCCTCTGGGCCAGTTTTTTCAACATGCTGGGAAATATCGTCTGTGTGGCTGTCCCACCAAACCTGGTGGCCTATCTCACAGCTCGTGGCGCGACCCCGAGCCTGGCATGGATGGCAGTAGCAGGAGTGATGGGCCTGGTGAGCGGCATTACGATCCTTCTGACCTATCTGGCTTCCAAACGTAAAGACCCGCCCTGCCCGGAGCTTCGCCGCCCTAAACTCCCAGGCATCCGCCAGCTGTTTGCGGCATACCTTTCCATCCTGAAACTGCCTCCGGTACGGTGGCTTGTGTTGGCAAGTATATGTGCGCTGGTGTGCTACTCCATGATCATGTCGGACATGGTCTATTTCATGACCTATAACCTCCGTCTTCCCTCTGTCAAACTTTCGGCCCTGTTGCTGGGACGTCCCATCATCGGGCTCCCTCTTCTTTGGATCGTGGGCAAGGTGGCGCTTGCGATCGACAAGCGGCAGACGCTGATCCTGTTCTTCCTGACCGGTTTTGCCGGGATGGTGATCCTGCGGCTGACACCTGCCGGCAGTCTGGTCTGGCTCCTCTTCTATTTGCTGATGCTGGCCTTCTGTACCTGTGTGTACTGGGATTTGGTGCCTTCTATCTACTTCGATATCTGCGAGTATGACAAGTTCACCACCGGACAGGACCGTGAATCCATGATCGTTTCGCTCCAGGGGCTGGTGGAAGCGGCTGCTCTGGGATTTGGCAGTTTTCTGCTGGGAACCATTCTGGATCTGGCTGGGTTTGACGGCACCCACACTGTGCAGCCGGAATCTGCCCTGACCTGGGTCGCCCACTGTACCACCGTCCTCCCTGCCTTCTTCCTGGTCCTGGCCTCTCTGGCCATCTGGAAGTACCCAATCAGCCGGGATGTCCATGCGGAGATCGTGAAGAAGCTGGCGGAGCGGGAAAAACGATAA
- the sstT gene encoding serine/threonine transporter SstT: MKNIWNTWSRLSLIQQICIGLVIGIFLGVAFPKATGIGLFGTLFVSALKAVAPILVLVLIVNAICHHETGKKTNIKNIIGLYLVGTFAGGAMAVIVARLFPVKLVLNGVDAADTASAPTDLVTVLTNLLTNLVANPIHALATLSISIDPETLSASTSVSPNFLGILVWACLLGLCLIKARQSTKDMIEDLANSISQIVRWVIKFAPLGVMGLIYTAISTTGLSVLVSYGQIILLLVGIMLLDALVLNPIIVFTQIRQNPYPLVLRCLKDSGITAFFTRSSAANIPVNMQLCEDLGLDKDTYAISIPLGATINMAGAAITISTLTMCCCFTIGHQVPLGLAIILSVLSALSACGASGVPGGSLLLIPLACSLFGIPGDIAAQVIGVGFIVAVVQDSMETAINSSTDALFTATADFKRQKKEGKTIKVSILG; the protein is encoded by the coding sequence ATGAAGAATATTTGGAATACGTGGTCCAGACTATCGCTGATCCAGCAGATCTGCATCGGTCTGGTAATCGGTATCTTTTTGGGAGTGGCCTTTCCAAAGGCCACTGGAATAGGGTTATTTGGTACACTGTTCGTATCAGCGTTGAAGGCAGTGGCGCCGATCCTGGTTCTGGTGCTGATCGTGAACGCCATCTGTCATCACGAGACAGGCAAGAAGACCAACATCAAGAACATCATCGGGCTCTATCTGGTAGGTACCTTTGCCGGTGGAGCGATGGCGGTGATCGTCGCCAGACTGTTCCCGGTGAAACTGGTGCTGAACGGAGTGGATGCGGCGGACACCGCCTCAGCACCGACCGATCTTGTTACGGTGTTGACCAATCTTCTGACCAACCTGGTGGCCAATCCTATCCACGCCCTGGCAACACTCAGTATCTCAATCGATCCTGAGACACTGTCGGCTTCCACCAGTGTCAGCCCTAACTTTTTGGGGATTCTGGTGTGGGCCTGCCTACTGGGGCTCTGCCTGATCAAGGCAAGACAGAGCACCAAGGACATGATCGAGGATTTGGCAAACTCCATCTCCCAGATCGTTCGCTGGGTCATCAAGTTTGCACCCCTGGGCGTTATGGGGCTTATCTATACTGCGATTTCTACCACAGGCCTGTCAGTGCTGGTCTCTTATGGGCAGATCATCCTGCTTCTGGTGGGTATCATGTTGCTGGATGCGCTGGTGTTGAACCCCATCATCGTGTTCACTCAGATCCGCCAGAACCCGTATCCGCTTGTACTCCGTTGCCTGAAGGACAGCGGCATCACTGCGTTCTTTACCAGAAGCTCGGCAGCCAACATCCCTGTGAACATGCAGCTTTGTGAGGATCTGGGGCTGGACAAGGATACCTATGCCATCTCCATCCCTCTGGGGGCGACCATCAACATGGCGGGCGCGGCGATTACCATTTCCACCCTGACCATGTGCTGCTGCTTTACCATCGGCCACCAGGTGCCCTTGGGGCTTGCCATCATCCTTTCTGTGCTGTCGGCTTTGTCCGCCTGTGGCGCGTCGGGTGTGCCTGGAGGATCGCTGTTGCTGATCCCACTGGCCTGCTCGCTCTTCGGGATCCCGGGAGACATTGCCGCGCAGGTCATCGGTGTTGGCTTCATCGTAGCGGTAGTGCAGGATTCCATGGAGACTGCCATCAACTCTTCCACGGATGCGCTGTTCACGGCCACTGCAGATTTCAAACGTCAGAAGAAAGAAGGCAAGACGATCAAGGTCAGCATCCTGGGCTGA